Within the Alteromonas sp. M12 genome, the region ACAGTAGTTACAAGCACCATATTCGTAGTTATCGTAAGCCGTATTGGTTTTATTGCGACTAGTATAAGCAGCCCCAAAGTCCAACGACACAAGTACATCATGGTCAAAGCTCAATTCACTATCCAAAGAAAACCCGGTAACCGTATCTTTGATATCACTTCCATCTCTTGCCGCCCAATGGGGGGAAAAGTCGTCATTCCCAAAATCATTGGAACTACGGCCTTCGGTCCAAGTCGGGATATAATCCGGCAAACCACCATTATTAAGTTCATAATGACCGCTATGTGCACCAGGAGCCCCTGCTACGACAAAAGTATTTTTACCACCTGAATCACGCTCTGATTGAGAGCGGTATACATCTGCTTCAACAATCAAATCGTCAGTTAATTGATACTTTGCATTTAAACCAAACAAAGATGTATCGACGGTACGGTGTTCGTCTAACGTCACAACCTCCATACTTACATCTGCTACGTCCATGGCAGTGATAACATTGCCATCTAGCACGATATTAGATAAACGATTTTGAGCCTCGCTTTCATCTGCCATGTAGAATGATTGCGTATAACCGGTGGAGTCTGCTTCCAACTTTGTAAGCATGATATCGACACCAACTTGCAACTTATTGTTTGGACGCCATTGCAAGTTTGAAGTAACACCAGTTCGTGAAAAATCAGTAGCATAAGAACCAAGCGCATAGGAGCCAGGAATGACTAAATTTTCTTCATTGGCGCTGATTATACCGTCAGCATTCACATCGTAGGACATTTCATCTTGTACACCAAAGACAAAGTTGTCGAACATATCATCAGCCCGCTCATTTCCGTTTGCGTGAGTTACACCGACAATAAAGCCTAAAGTTTCGTCATCTGTTGTTGTGCTATAAATAGCATTAAACTTTTTTCCCACCTCCTCAGATAAATCATTGTAATCTGCAGTGGCAGAAAACACCCCGTGTTGCCCTGGATTATCGAGTGCTTTAGCTGATTTCAAATTAACAGCTCCACCGATACTTCCTTCAATTCCTTTAGCTTCAACGGTTTTCCAGACATCGGCACCATTGATCATTTCTGAAGGAATAACGTCAAACGCAAAATTACGTCCTCCATCATCGGTGGCAAGAATACGGTTATTAAGGGTTACAATACTAAATTCTGGACCTAATCCGCGAATATTGACATATTGCGCTTCTCCCCCTCGAGTCCGACTAACGGTGATACCTGAAATGTGTGAAAGGGAGTCAGCCACGTTATCATCGGGGAAACGCCCTAACTCTTCAGCCGCAATCGAATCGACTAAAGATTTCGCATTTTGTTTTATGGAAACAGATTTTTCTAAACTACCTCGAACTGCTGTCACAACGATGACTTCAGTACTGTCATCACTTTGCTGAGCGCCAACTTGTGGCGCACTTAGCCCTAAAACTACCGCGCACGCCAAAGTTGATTGTCTAAATATTTTGGTTTTGTGTTTATTCATGAGTATCACCTTGTCACCTGATATATGGAAACGACATAGTTTTTATTTTTTATTTGAACTACACCAAGCCGTCTGTCAGAAACAATATTGGCTATCAATGAAACCATTGTCAATACAAAATGAAACATAAAAAAGCAATTATTTTGTAACCCTTTAGTTTAAAAGCAAATAAACGACACAAAAACAACAAAAACAACCATCAAAATCAGACAAACTGAAATTTAATGTAACTTTTATGTTTACATACCATCCTTTATCCACCATAATTTTGCCAAATATAGGCTATACCCATCGAAAATGGAGGTAAAATGAAAGTATTATTAGATATGGTAAAGCAGCAAAAAAAAGGGGTATGCTCTGGAGTATACGCGGTCTGCACCTCTAACCCGTTAGTAATAGAAGCTGCAATGCAACATGTTTTATTACATAATGAAACCTTATTACTTGAGGCAACGTCTAACCAAGTTAACCAAGATGGCGGATATACCGGCATGACGCCTAAAGACTTTCGTAAAATGGTACTTGCTATGGCCAATCGTGTCGGTCTTAATGAACATAGAATTATACTGGGTGGCGATCATTTAGGTCCCAATTGCTGGCAGCATCTTGACGCTGAAGAGGCAATGCAAAAATCAGAAATACTAATTGATCAATATGTTCGCGCTGGTTTTGGCAAAATTCATTTGGATTGTTCAATGTCTTGTAGTGATGATCCTATTCCTTTGGGTGATCATGACGTTGCTAAAAGGGCTGCAAGACTCTGCTTAGTTGCAGAAAAAGCATGGAAAGATTCAGGTAGCGAAGCGCCAGTTTATGTAATTGGAACGGAAGTACCTGTACCCGGTGGAACTCAAGATGATTCAGAAGAATTGGAATTAACCTCTGTTGAAGATGCCAACACGACGATAGCCATCCATCAGAAAACCTTTGCAGAAGCTGGATTGTCTTATGTTTGGCCGAGAATTATAGGCTTGGTAGTGCAACCTGGTGTTGAATTTGGCTTGCACAAAATTGATGCTTTTATACCAGAGAAAGCCCATGACTTGAGTGAAATGATTAGCCATCACGAAAATATGGTATTCGAAGCCCACTCCACAGACTATCAAACACAACAACATTTGACGGATTTAGTGTCAGCACATTTTGGAATATTAAAAGTAGGTCCATGGCTGACTTTCGCGTTCCGAGAAGCTTGTTTTGCATTGGAGTGTATTGAGCAAGAATGGATAGCCGCTAATGATTGGAGTAATCTGAAAAACACCCTATTAACAGCGATGCATACAAACGATAGTTACTGGAAAAAATATTACTCGCAAGACAGCCGACAACAGGAATTGGATTGCAAATACAGTTTGAGCGACAGAATAAGATATTACTGGCCTGATAAAAATGTGGATAAAGCGCTTTCACAATTAATAGAAAATCTTGAACAGAACCCGCCGCCACTCACACTTATCAGTCAATATATGCCTGAGCAACACAATGCCCTAATTGCCGGTGAAATTGATAACTCAATTAAAGGGTTTATATTTCACAAAATATCTTTAGTACTAAAACAATACTCTGCCGCCTGTAACCCGCAGCCAGTCAATTGATCAAGGAATTCAGCAAACTATGAATTATCTAAACTTTTCCGAAGAAAAATTAGCACAATTAGACGGCTATTGGACAGCCAAAGAAATCAGTCAACAACCAGAATGCTGGCAAGCAACTTTGAAATTGCTGCAGTCTCAGCAACAACAAATAGAAGCTTTTTTGACCCCTATATTAAACAAGCCGAACATTCGCATTATCTTTACCGGTGCAGGAACATCAGCCTTTGTTGGCCAGTGCGTCACTCCCATTGCAATGCACGAGTTGAATAAACGAGTGGAAGCTATTCCAACCACTGACTTAGTGTCAAACCCTTCAGAATATTTTCAGGCTAAGGTGCCGACACTACTTGTTTCTTTCGCACGTTCAGGAAACAGTCCGGAAAGCGTTGCAGCATTGGAATATGCCGACCAACTTGTTGACGAATGTTATCAGTTAGCCATAACTTGCAATAGTGATGGTGAACTTGCGAAGCGCTGTGAAGGTAATAATAAACTCGCGTTATATCTACCTGAACAAACAAATGATCGCAGTTTTGCCATGACTTCTAGTTTCAGTTCTATGTTGCTTAGTGCACTTTATTTATTCTGTCCAACTCACAATTTCGAAACCGGACTTAACGAGGCTGTTGCTGCAACGACAAAACTTTTAAATAACCAAATTTTACCCCTATCGAAATTGGCGGATAAAAAATTCAGCCGTGTAGTGTATTTGGGTAGTGGTACTTTTAAAGGCTTAGCACAAGAAAGTGCGTTAAAATTGTTAGAATTAACCGACGGTCAGACTATGGCGTGTTTTGACTCCCCCTTAGGATTTCGCCACGGGCCTAAAGCAATGATAGATGCAAATACCTTGGTTATTGTGTATATCTCCAATAATCCACTCACGCGGCAATATGATCTTGATTTAGTGAATGAATTACAGGCTGATGATGAAGCAGGGCATGTTCTCACCATACGAGCAGATTCAATTCCAATGATCCCTCAAGAAAATGAAATTGTGTTTGATAACATGGCAAGGCTATCGGATCGTTTTTTGCTTTTACCCTTTATTGCTTGCGCCCAAGTGTTTGGTTTTTTCAACGCGCTCAGTGTGGGGAACAAGCCTGATAACCCAAGCGCTTCAGGAACCGTAAATCGAGTAGTAAAAGGTGTGAATATTCACACTCTGTAATCTAGTTAATTGTTTCTCAGGAGATAACCATGTTTTTAGGTGTAGATGGTGGCGGGACAAAGACGGCATTTGTGTTAATCAACGCTCATGGTGACGTTCTAGCCAGTCACCAAGAAGCCACGTGCTACCACGTTGAAGTGGGTATTGAAGGTGCTAAAACCGTCATAGCGAAAGGTATATACGCATTACTTTCAAAGGCTGGTAAGACAGTTAATGAACTAGAATATGGTTTCCTGGGATTGCCGGCGTTTGGCGAAGATAGTGGAGTAGATCCAATTTTAGCAACGCTTCCCTCTAACATACTCCCGCAACAAAACTATCAGTGCGATAATGACATGGTCAATGCATGGGCTGCAGCCTTTGCAGGCCAAGATGGTATTAACATGATCGCTGGCACAGGCTCCATTGCTTACGGTAAACGTAACGGTAAAAGTGCAAGATGCGGCGGTTGGGGAGAACTATTCAGTGATGAAGGCTCTGCCTACTGGATTGGTCGAAAAGGACTGATGCTGTTTTCACGTATGAGCGATGGACGAGATATAAAA harbors:
- a CDS encoding BadF/BadG/BcrA/BcrD ATPase family protein; the protein is MFLGVDGGGTKTAFVLINAHGDVLASHQEATCYHVEVGIEGAKTVIAKGIYALLSKAGKTVNELEYGFLGLPAFGEDSGVDPILATLPSNILPQQNYQCDNDMVNAWAAAFAGQDGINMIAGTGSIAYGKRNGKSARCGGWGELFSDEGSAYWIGRKGLMLFSRMSDGRDIKGPLYYKLKETFNIINDLDMSALVLTKWQGSRGKIAQISTLVFEAALEGDLLAKQIFSDAGKQLAEIVEGTRKALQFSSDEEVKVSFSGGAFSASDIITKPFSEALQGFSDTYHIQRPEFPPDIGAAIYAAKLSGKALSAVALERLKKK
- a CDS encoding D-tagatose-bisphosphate aldolase, class II, non-catalytic subunit, producing MKVLLDMVKQQKKGVCSGVYAVCTSNPLVIEAAMQHVLLHNETLLLEATSNQVNQDGGYTGMTPKDFRKMVLAMANRVGLNEHRIILGGDHLGPNCWQHLDAEEAMQKSEILIDQYVRAGFGKIHLDCSMSCSDDPIPLGDHDVAKRAARLCLVAEKAWKDSGSEAPVYVIGTEVPVPGGTQDDSEELELTSVEDANTTIAIHQKTFAEAGLSYVWPRIIGLVVQPGVEFGLHKIDAFIPEKAHDLSEMISHHENMVFEAHSTDYQTQQHLTDLVSAHFGILKVGPWLTFAFREACFALECIEQEWIAANDWSNLKNTLLTAMHTNDSYWKKYYSQDSRQQELDCKYSLSDRIRYYWPDKNVDKALSQLIENLEQNPPPLTLISQYMPEQHNALIAGEIDNSIKGFIFHKISLVLKQYSAACNPQPVN
- a CDS encoding TonB-dependent receptor; this encodes MNKHKTKIFRQSTLACAVVLGLSAPQVGAQQSDDSTEVIVVTAVRGSLEKSVSIKQNAKSLVDSIAAEELGRFPDDNVADSLSHISGITVSRTRGGEAQYVNIRGLGPEFSIVTLNNRILATDDGGRNFAFDVIPSEMINGADVWKTVEAKGIEGSIGGAVNLKSAKALDNPGQHGVFSATADYNDLSEEVGKKFNAIYSTTTDDETLGFIVGVTHANGNERADDMFDNFVFGVQDEMSYDVNADGIISANEENLVIPGSYALGSYATDFSRTGVTSNLQWRPNNKLQVGVDIMLTKLEADSTGYTQSFYMADESEAQNRLSNIVLDGNVITAMDVADVSMEVVTLDEHRTVDTSLFGLNAKYQLTDDLIVEADVYRSQSERDSGGKNTFVVAGAPGAHSGHYELNNGGLPDYIPTWTEGRSSNDFGNDDFSPHWAARDGSDIKDTVTGFSLDSELSFDHDVLVSLDFGAAYTSRNKTNTAYDNYEYGACNYCGYPFTFGEVGADVVRDFPYDNLFAGEGANIPRSFPIFSIPDYAAGLAASDGMTIVDYLGNERTFGENESELWEPIYNPVNSYDIEEDTTALYLQANFEGDRWFANAGLRWVKTEVTAMYSYNNIESIQIVNPDSSNPSWDVEYSDSAAQTANGSYSKILPAINFGFHITDDLLLRAAAAQSLSRPTLDQLAPLTTDNAQSGLFTMDISGNPNIEPVFSDQADMALEWYFEEGGLLNATVFWKELDGFITSNTTREEIAGESFQVTQPINGDSAEVFGLELGVQKFFENGFGFTASYAYTDTSTVVNGEDAGALPGVADTSYSFSVIYEKDRLSAQLALDYTGDLVVDAFSPLGDDYQTTMEESKIMSLSVKYDVTDYLQLSVEGQNLLDESNRSFQGRPDLPASIQLYGRTFKAGLRYDF
- a CDS encoding SIS domain-containing protein, with amino-acid sequence MNYLNFSEEKLAQLDGYWTAKEISQQPECWQATLKLLQSQQQQIEAFLTPILNKPNIRIIFTGAGTSAFVGQCVTPIAMHELNKRVEAIPTTDLVSNPSEYFQAKVPTLLVSFARSGNSPESVAALEYADQLVDECYQLAITCNSDGELAKRCEGNNKLALYLPEQTNDRSFAMTSSFSSMLLSALYLFCPTHNFETGLNEAVAATTKLLNNQILPLSKLADKKFSRVVYLGSGTFKGLAQESALKLLELTDGQTMACFDSPLGFRHGPKAMIDANTLVIVYISNNPLTRQYDLDLVNELQADDEAGHVLTIRADSIPMIPQENEIVFDNMARLSDRFLLLPFIACAQVFGFFNALSVGNKPDNPSASGTVNRVVKGVNIHTL